A part of Papilio machaon chromosome 21, ilPapMach1.1, whole genome shotgun sequence genomic DNA contains:
- the LOC106711087 gene encoding polymerase delta-interacting protein 2 isoform X1, with the protein MEILTRVLPANLFRLTTSRLILTNVAHYTRLAEVGKLETPKTTGKYDTGQLILHKVFGYRGVILFPWLARVYDRDATNKKEYAETANPSETGDTLSNVGKEVKGRTHTFYQVLIDTRDAPYITVQTNIDMRPEWKKKRAQTEAVTFLGNQESSRSLYAIPGLDYVAHDDIIPYTSLERVPLQHELFDKFLMHNPDKDPPFIAQETLRAWQKKNHPWLELSDVHRETTEGVRVTVIPFYMGSRESQNSAVYWWRYCIRLENLGAQAVQLRERHWRIFSLSGTLETVRGRGVVGQEPVLARHAPAFQYSSHVSLQAPSGHMWGTFRMEREDGYTFDCRIPPFSLESKPDEGSPMSPTPSA; encoded by the exons atGGAGATATTGACACGAGTATTACCTGCAAACCTATTTAGATTAACTACATCTAGGCTTATATTAACAAACGTAGCACATTATACAAG ATTGGCAGAAGTTGGAAAGTTGGAGACGCCAAAGACAACAGGAAAATATGATACGGGTCAACTTATTTTGCATAAAGTATTCGGTTACAGAGGCGTTATATTATTTCCTTGGTTAGCAAGAGTTTATGACAGGGATGCCACTAATAAGAAAGAATACGCTGAAACCGCCAACCCCTCAGAAACGGGTGATACTCTATCAAACGTAGGCAAAGAAGTCAAGGGGAGAACACATACATTTTATCAAGTCCTCATAGATACCAGGGATGCTCCTTACATA ACTGTGCAAACCAACATCGATATGAGACCAGAATGGAAGAAAAAg CGCGCACAGACAGAGGCGGTGACCTTTCTCGGCAACCAGGAGTCTAGTCGTAGCCTGTACGCGATCCCTGGGCTAGACTACGTGGCACACGACGACATCATCCCATACACCTCGCTCGAGCGCGTTCCCCTCCAGCACGAGCTCTTCGACAAGTTCCTCATGCACAATCCCGACAAAG ACCCACCGTTCATAGCGCAAGAAACACTCAGGGCTTGGCAGAAGAAGAACCATCCGTGGCTGGAGCTAAGTGACGTACATCGCGAGACGACAGAGGGCGTGCGCGTTACCGTCATACCTTTCTATATGGGTAGCCGAGAGTCACAGAATTCAGCAGTATACTGG TGGCGTTACTGCATCCGTCTGGAGAACCTTGGGGCTCAAGCTGTACAGCTGCGCGAGCGGCACTGGCGCATCTTCTCGCTGTCGGGTACGCTGGAGACGGTGCGCGGGCGCGGTGTGGTCGGCCAGGAACCAGTGCTCGCGCGCCACGCACCTGCCTTCCAGTACAGCAGTCACGTCAGCCTGCAGGCGCCCAGCGGACACATGTG GGGCACGTTTAGAATGGAGCGTGAGGACGGCTACACTTTCGACTGTCGAATTCCGCCTTTCTCTTTAGAGAGCAAGCCAGACGAGGGCTCGCCTATGTCGCCCACGCCCAGCGCATGA
- the LOC106711086 gene encoding short-chain specific acyl-CoA dehydrogenase, mitochondrial yields MFSKTVHLFLSTSAKQSRCIASLSALPDTYQMLYKTCRDFAEAELKPQAAKYDRNHEYPGEAIKKMGELGLMAIATPEELGGAGLDYLAYAIALEEISRGCASAGVIMSVNNSLYLGPVVHWGTDKQKQEFVTPFCMGDSVGCFALSEPGNGSDAGAASTVAKDMGDKWVLNGTKCWITNGYESTASVVFATTDKSLKHKGISAFIVPKPIKGLELGKKEDKLGIRGSSTCSLIFEDCEVPKDSILGEPGFGFKIAMMTLDAGRIGIASQALGIAQASLDVAVEYASKRIAFGKPISKLQAIQTKLANMALQLESARLLTWRAAWLKDNKQPFTKEAAMAKLAASEAATYLSHQCIQILGGMGYVSDMPAERHYRDARITEIYEGTSEIQRLVIAGQILKEYGV; encoded by the exons atgttctcaAAAACTGTGCACCTTTTTC TATCAACTTCTGCGAAGCAGTCGAGATGTATTGCATCTCTATCAGCATTACCTGATACATAtcaaatgttatataaaacatgtcgTGACTTCGCTGAAGCAGAACTAAAGCCACAGGCAGCTAAATATGATAGAAACCATGAATATCCTGGGGaggctattaaaaaaatgggtgAACTCGGTCTTATGGCCATAGCAACTCCAGAAGAATTAGGTGGTGCTGGATTAGATTATCTAGCATATGCTATAGCATTGGAAGAAATTTCACGTGGTTGTGCATCAGCTGGTGTCATTATGTctgtaaataattcattatatcTTGGACCGGTTGTACACTGGGGGacagataaacaaaaacagGAGTTTGTGACACCATTTTGTATGG gaGACAGTGTGGGATGTTTTGCACTCTCAGAACCGGGAAATGGATCTGATGCTGGGGCAGCTTCAACTGTGGCTAAAGATATGGGAGATAAATGGGTTTTAAACGGGACAAAATGTTGGATTACAAATGGATATGAAAGCACAGCATCGGTAGTATTTGCTACTACGGATAagagtttaaaacataaaggtATTTCAGCATTCATAGTGCCTAAGCCAATAAAAGGTTTAGAATTAGGCAAGAAGGAAGACAAGTTGGGTATAAGGGGATCTTCAACATGTTCTCTTATATTTGAAGATTGTGAGGTGCCAAAAGATAGTATTTTAGGGGAGCCAGGATTTGGTTTCAAAATTGCTATGATGACGTTAGATGCTGGAAGGATTGGTATTGCATCCCAAGCATTGGGTATTGCTCAG GCATCATTAGATGTAGCTGTAGAATATGCCTCAAAGAGAATAGCATTCGGCAAACCCATATCAAAGTTACAAGCTATTCAAACTAAACTAGCAAATATGGCGTTACAATTAGAATCCGCCAGATTGCTTACGTGGCGTGCTGCTTGGCTCAAAGATAACAAGCAACCATTCACAAAGGAAGCAGCCATGGCTAAGTTGGCAGCATCGGAAGCTGCAACGTATCTATCACATCAATGTATTCAG attctTGGAGGCATGGGTTACGTGTCCGATATGCCAGCAGAAAGACACTACCGAGACGCAAGAATAACAGAAATATATGAAGGCACTTCAGAAATACAAAGACTTGTTATAGCCGGACAGATTCTTAAAGAGTATggtgtttaa
- the LOC106711087 gene encoding polymerase delta-interacting protein 2 isoform X2 produces the protein MEILTRVLPANLFRLTTSRLILTNVAHYTRLAEVGKLETPKTTGKYDTGQLILHKVFGYRGVILFPWLARVYDRDATNKKEYAETANPSETGDTLSNVGKEVKGRTHTFYQVLIDTRDAPYIRAQTEAVTFLGNQESSRSLYAIPGLDYVAHDDIIPYTSLERVPLQHELFDKFLMHNPDKDPPFIAQETLRAWQKKNHPWLELSDVHRETTEGVRVTVIPFYMGSRESQNSAVYWWRYCIRLENLGAQAVQLRERHWRIFSLSGTLETVRGRGVVGQEPVLARHAPAFQYSSHVSLQAPSGHMWGTFRMEREDGYTFDCRIPPFSLESKPDEGSPMSPTPSA, from the exons atGGAGATATTGACACGAGTATTACCTGCAAACCTATTTAGATTAACTACATCTAGGCTTATATTAACAAACGTAGCACATTATACAAG ATTGGCAGAAGTTGGAAAGTTGGAGACGCCAAAGACAACAGGAAAATATGATACGGGTCAACTTATTTTGCATAAAGTATTCGGTTACAGAGGCGTTATATTATTTCCTTGGTTAGCAAGAGTTTATGACAGGGATGCCACTAATAAGAAAGAATACGCTGAAACCGCCAACCCCTCAGAAACGGGTGATACTCTATCAAACGTAGGCAAAGAAGTCAAGGGGAGAACACATACATTTTATCAAGTCCTCATAGATACCAGGGATGCTCCTTACATA CGCGCACAGACAGAGGCGGTGACCTTTCTCGGCAACCAGGAGTCTAGTCGTAGCCTGTACGCGATCCCTGGGCTAGACTACGTGGCACACGACGACATCATCCCATACACCTCGCTCGAGCGCGTTCCCCTCCAGCACGAGCTCTTCGACAAGTTCCTCATGCACAATCCCGACAAAG ACCCACCGTTCATAGCGCAAGAAACACTCAGGGCTTGGCAGAAGAAGAACCATCCGTGGCTGGAGCTAAGTGACGTACATCGCGAGACGACAGAGGGCGTGCGCGTTACCGTCATACCTTTCTATATGGGTAGCCGAGAGTCACAGAATTCAGCAGTATACTGG TGGCGTTACTGCATCCGTCTGGAGAACCTTGGGGCTCAAGCTGTACAGCTGCGCGAGCGGCACTGGCGCATCTTCTCGCTGTCGGGTACGCTGGAGACGGTGCGCGGGCGCGGTGTGGTCGGCCAGGAACCAGTGCTCGCGCGCCACGCACCTGCCTTCCAGTACAGCAGTCACGTCAGCCTGCAGGCGCCCAGCGGACACATGTG GGGCACGTTTAGAATGGAGCGTGAGGACGGCTACACTTTCGACTGTCGAATTCCGCCTTTCTCTTTAGAGAGCAAGCCAGACGAGGGCTCGCCTATGTCGCCCACGCCCAGCGCATGA